Part of the Pseudoliparis swirei isolate HS2019 ecotype Mariana Trench chromosome 18, NWPU_hadal_v1, whole genome shotgun sequence genome is shown below.
taaaaataaatgaatttcaGCACCAACATTACATCCAGTCACGTTTTCTCTGACAAtccagtcctctctctctctctctctctctctctccctgtctctgcctctctctctctctctttcactctatgtctctctctctccctgtctctctgtctctctctctctctcactctatgtctctctcactctctgtctctgtctctctgtctgtctctctcctctctctctctgtctctctctctgtctgcctgtctctctcctctctctcctctctctctctgtccctgtctgtctctgtctctctctgtctgtctctctctctctgtccctgtctgtctctgtctctctctgtctgtctctctctctctctctgtctgtctctctctctgtctctctctatcctctctctctcctttctctctctctcctctctctctctgtccctgtctgtctctctctcctctgtctctgtctctgtctgtctctctctctctgtccctgtctctctctctctgtctgtctctctcctctctcctttctctctctctctctctcctctctctctctgtccctgtctgtctctctctatcctctctctctcctttctctctctctctctctctcctctctctcctctgtctctgtctctgtatgtgtctctctctcaagtCAAAAAGCAGGTGGCCTTCCTGCAGGGTGCTTCTCATCCCTCACTAGTGTCCTTGTCCCCCACCGTACAGGTTGGAGACAGCGTCTTCCCCTTGGAGGCCGTGAAGCAGCTCAAGGAGCTGATGGATtcagacggcggcggcggggcgAGCGTGGCGGCCGCCTGCACCGACCCCGTGCTGCCGCAGGTCTTTCGCCCGGTGTGTCGAGGCAAAGGAGCCGGCGACGTTTTCTCCAAACTGGGTAAGACTGagtaaagttttaaaaaacaacgaGCAACACATTGAAACGATAGTTGCACGTCAGATTCACGTCGGCTCCAGCGCGTTGGGGCTCGTGGTTCATCGTCTACTTCAACAACCCTCAGGAGTTCCCAACTGTGGGCAGTCAGCATCGGGTCCCTTCCTTTAAGAGGGCTATTATCACAAAGTTCatcgatttatttatttatttaggtatttaggtattaatttatttatgtatgtatgtatttatttatttatttctatatttatgtatttatttatttatgtatttatttatttatttatgtatttatttatttgttttttcaacttaaggtacatttaaatatagtacGAATTGAGACGTGGAAACATgcatatataattacatatgggaaaaaaatacaaagacatttcacaaattaaaataaaaaaattagggAGGGGGGTCTCCTATAGTTCACTCgttctcctgttggattgcagCGTTGTTGTTCAAATAGTTAATAAAAGGCTTGGAGCTCTCTGGCGGAGAGGAACACGACGTTCAGTGACCCTGAGCTCTACGTACCTCTCGCGTCACAGACTTCCTGCTTCACAGGAAGTACGGTTTGAGCAGCAAAACTGCTGAGTCAGCTTTAGCGTGAGAGTGTGGTTGACCATACCGTAATTGCAgacgactgtgggtcagtggtttttgagcaaggcacttaaccctgactTGCTCCTTGTGTCTACTATCGTGATTGTTACatgattgtaaatcgctttggattaAAGAATCAGGTAAATGTAATAACGGGTCACATGACTAACAGTTTTtgagttatttattttgacatttgtatttagttttattgtaaagtaatattgaatAATCATTgcctatttaggttatattttgatatgttagagtTGTTTCgtatgatagttttagtttagtttaatacattgtgatagttgtttaaatatatttagttttaggatctgttaacactgggcacctgtggttataggtgtgggtagcttcaggaccagcatgcaccagggtggcttTTACTGGATGGCTTTTTACCAGCACACGGAAGGCAGCGTCAACATGttgtttgttctgtttgtttagtaaataaattataagaaaAATGACATCCGGAAAAGGAcactactttctttctttttaaacacggtgcgtcagtggtaatttgatttatagttttatttggacaaatgtgtcatgcgcagtccaggttgtcgcaacgagagaggacccaaacgccgacattattgcacaaaaacaatctttactccaagaaaccagaacaggacgacaaaacacacggaccaaacagtacgaagccacactgggaatgagacgaacagggtttacatacacaggcaaggtgagaggattggacaacggggaacgagacacaggtggacacaatgagggcggggccagcaatcacagaaggaaacaatcagggccagggcagccaatcacagggagacagacgacacaaggacttccaaacaagacacaaaactaacacaaacccagatcatgacagtacccctcaagggacgaattcaattcagacggccaagcgttccacaagggtgggtggaggggagccgaggagggtccaaggctgcagaagcagtccggggcggGCTGCAGGACGATAACCAGGCCGAGGCGCGcctggagggcgggccggaggacaagagCAGGGAGctagggaccgggctcaggagaggaagtcccagggtaccgggtctggggatggggctctgtgggaccaggaccaggcgatCAGACATGGGGAACCAGGGCTGGACGGACGGATCACGGGAACCGGGATGGACGGACGGAACacgggaactgtgactgaccgggacggaggcggATGAGGAGAACCAGGGCCGGTGGGAAGGAGGCGGAAcacggggactggagccgcgacggaacaccagggactggaaccgtgacggaaACCCAGGGACTGGGCAGCGGGTGCGAgactggaactggaacatcgggactgTGGACACAGGGTCTGGTCGTatcggaaccggaacatcgtgacTGAACCGTGACGAACCCGGGACTGGAACTCGGGTctgagcctgtgacggaaccggaACATTGTGGACTGGAACTCAGGGTCTGGAGCCCAGACGGAATCCAGAACATCGGACTGAACCGTGACGGGGAACCGGGACTGAAATCGACCCTGGACTGACccagcgacggaacaccgggactgaaccagaacatcgtggatcAGAACCGTCCGGAGCCTGACGGAACATCGGGACTGGAGCTGCAGCCAAGGGCCCGGAGGACCCCGccatgttgtggagatgcaccTCACTGAAGGCTGGCTACCAGAACCGGCGCCACGAAATACACCGAACATCGACTGGATCGTGGACTGGGTCTGAGCCGCATAGGGACCACGGGCCCGgaggactcccacatctcctccagaaGTACCTGAAACTTAGTTGGccggcaggaaccgtgcagtggaaactgggtccattcttggtggcttcgttctgtcatgcgCGGTGTCTGTCACAGTCCAGGTTgtcgagagaggacccaaatgcacattattgcacaaacaatctttactccaagaaaccagaacaggacgacaaaacacacggaccaaacagtacgaagccacactgggaatgagacgaacagggtttacatacacaggcaaggtgagaggattggacaacgaactagacacaggtggacacaatgagggcggggccagcaatcacagaaggaaacaatcagggccagggcagacaatcacagggagacagacgacacaaggacttccaaacaagacacaaaactaacacaaactccagatcatgacaaaaTGGCCACTGCAaaccactccctctctctctctctctccctccacccccATCGGCCTCGTGTGGACTTCTGATCGTCTCACGATGTCTCTGCTGGGTTTACATTTAGTACAATTTATAAACACACTTGCTCTCAGAAAGCCAATCAACCCGTCGCATTACAGAAACGCGCTCGCCCTCCCACTCAGAGGCGCTGACGGCAGGCGCCGGCCTCCCATGAGCCCGCGGGCCGTCCTTGTTTACGCACGGTGTCGTGCACATGCAGCAGCGTAAAGTGACTCTGTAATGATGATGCCCGTCGAGTGGCCCGTGATAGGCTGTTCAAATAGTCTTCGGGGGCCATTAAAGCTCGTTAGACGCACACATCGGGCCCTTGTTGCTGCATGCAGACGGATCTCATTATCAGTATTGGCAACTTTGAAAGCTGGCAGATgaatatttatgtttgtattctctttttttttgcactttccaGTGTCGATCATCAAGTCTATCGATCCTTGTGAAATATGTGCCAACCCCTCCTGCTTTGGGTGTCTGAAGTGAGGCGGTCTGAGAGCCCGAGGGGTCGTCGCCCTCCAAAGTCCTGCCCTTAATGCTCAGCGGTCAAAGTTCTCTCTTAAAGATCCATAAAACAGTTGTTCACCATTTctctttaaatatattgtattaaatGTTGTTATACAAAGTACCTTGTCAGAGTGTCAAAGCAACAGTTCTGTATTGTTTGGATGTTACTCCGTCATCTTCAACTTGCTTTCACACTGAACTTTTAATGTATTGATTCTGATGCTATTTCTTGATTATAAAAATGTGTATTCCTTGCGTCCTTGAaagctgtttttttccccataGTTTCAACAATAACttaacacaaacacgcacacaaacaacgGGTTTCAAACTGAATGGAGAAATAGAAATAAAGGACATTAAATTGAGTCGAATGGAAGCAAATGTAAACACTAAAGTGAGTGAGAAAGGAAGCTCAATGATTCCACTTTTTGAATTCAAAGATTGTCTATTCAGCTGAATTTGAAAAGCTTCATTTTTTTCTACCAAAAAAACCCCAAGActattgcaaaaaaaaacatttttgggaTAATGTCCGATGGATTGTGGACAGGCATCTACAAGTCCAAAAGAAAGTCAGCAGGAGAGCCAACTAGAGCAGCTAATTTATGGAACAGCAATCGGGGAAGTGCACCACTGACATCAATGTGCATGACGTCAGTGACCTGCGTTTCTAAACATGCGCTTCACAGCCATCAGGTGGCAGACATGGTCGTCACTCATTACAGGAACTCCCATTTACAACCATGTGAAGCTGCCCTGCACTCTGTTGACCTGCATCCACTGATCTATAATCACTGAATTTGAGtgtaattatttaatatataattacaAGTCATTTCTATTAAAAACCTGAATCTTGATTAAATTGATACCATTTGTTTTGCACCGTGGGAAATAGATCAATGGAAGAGGATTAATGGATCAATCAATAAACTAAAAGGATCGACCTAAAAAAATGATTCCGCtccaaaaaaattataatttaaaaaatgctgattttatttaatttttactttCGTAGTGACTCACAAACTAATAATGACAATCCACATAGGAAATGAGACTAATTCCGAAAAATGTGATGTAATGCGTTTCGACTTAGTTCTCATGGTTCTTTGGTTTGAGGAAAGATCAACATTGACAGAAGGTTGCTCAAGGTTACGCTCTCTGAAGTAACTTTGTTCAGTCAGAGTTTAACGGagacaagttaaaaaaaacgcatgggaagaaaataaatctgataaatgtggaaaagaataagcaaaaaacaaacaaaaaagatatATTCCCCGTTTAAATTATCCTTGGACAACaacaaattattaaaaaagaaaagaaaaaacagaataagcacatttaaaaagtatAATAATGAAACAATTCTATGTTTACAAAAAGGATTTAAACGAAGGCGGAAGTATGTGGGAGTGAACCCTCTTGCCTCGGCCGCTTCTCCGCAGCGCATGTCGCCCTCTGGCGGTTGTTAAACGAAGTGAATGGACTCTACCAACTCTTCTCAGTTGGGGGAATATCCACTCACGAGCCTTTCTTTCTATCGCGATACTTTTTTCTGACTCGTGGATGGTCGTGATCCGACCTCAGGCTCCTGGAATAACTTGAAACTGGATTTAAAATAATCCTTAAGGCTTCTTCGTTGATGTGGAGAAATACGCAACATGAGGGAGCAGACTGTACACGGCTCGTTGGTCTAGGGTATGATTCTCGCTTTGGGTGCGAGAGGTCCCGGGTTCAAATCCCGGACGAGCCCTCTGGTTTTTGTAAATCtgaacagttttttaaaatgccGAAACATTCAGATAGAAATAGAAAATAGTGTAAATGAAATCTAGATTTCCACTTCAATTAAGTAGCTTTATGATagtacaaacacagacacacatagaacaGTTTGTTCTTTATTGGAGCTTTATGTATTCTTGTATCTATTCCATAAAAAACCTGACGGATATTTCTAAACGAAAGTGGAAAATAAACTTCTGCTGGTTGGATCAATGTTTGGTTGTTTGGTTTGTGCTGACTGATCCATAGATTTACCTTTTACATCAAATAATATCAATTCTAAACAATATATTATGCACCTATTATACACAAAATGCAGCTACAAAAACGACTGTAAATGAAAGAAAAGTTGTTAACTTTAAAATGCATACAACAAGATACCTAAAAAAGGATGTTAGgtacataaatacaaacaataaacaaatgacaCAGGTTCTGAAATTACTAGATTATTCATTGAGTCTTTTATCAAACTAAACTGCAAAACTTCCACTGTTTTCAGCCTCTCAAAAATAACTAGATTTCCACAATTCTgaaattttattaaaaaaagattattaaCAGTAGATAAAAAAATACTCAACAGATCtgttattaataaaagaaattaATTTGTTGCTGCCCTAAAATTACTTACAATTACTTAAACAACAAATAAGTATATTTGTAAAGTACTAAAACAGTATATTTTTCATACTTTCAGAGGAACTATTACAATACTATactttttatacatttatttgacagctatatTTTTTTCCTGATTAAAATGTTCTAATAAAAATCACATGTATCTAATGCCTTTAAAATATAATGCATTGTCATATATTGCATTAATATAAGCACTATATAAATCAGTTAAAATAAGTCACCTTTACCAGCATCTGTACATTGTTCTCTCaatgaccaccagagggcgcacTTCACTAAACCTTCTTTTCTACCTTCCGCTTCATGGCATATCTGCAGCACATGCAGCCTCTGCACACATATAATATCTTCATGCAATGTAAGAATAATCACGTCTCTTGAGCCCGACATGAGGTCACCTCAACAACACATTTTACAACTCCACAATACTCTAATTatctgtgtttattttgtttcttgGCTTGACAGGCCTACAGCTTGACTGCATTACAAAGATCAAGACAACTCCCACGtgctctccttccttttccAAGGGCCCTCGAGAAGTAGTGAAGTTACCTCCCTGGAGGAGCCAGTGTTTCATTTTCCCGCCTTGTCTTAAACATTCAGGGCAAGCATCCATCACTTGGTTATCCGGCTGATGACAGGCCGTGTGAGGGCCAACACGCGTTTAGACAACCGCATTCAAGAAGGAGATTTGGTGTTCCCCCTTTCCACTTCACGTGCACGTCTCTGACGGTGAGGGATGAAGTCGACACAGCCAGAGGCCCGGAGAGGTTCAAACCCACAGACGCTGTGCTGGAAGTTACGAGGGAAAACACAAGTGGAAACATCTGCGAGGAGACTTTGAAGTCTTTGAGATGTACGCAGCAGTTTCAGTTTACGGTCGTCCTCAGGAAACAGATTTCACATGCGTGACACGGAGTTTTGGATTATTACAGAACTCAACCAATACTTCATTGATGGGATCGGATGATACATGTTGGCTGTGTTGTTGAAGAGATGAAGTAAAtatagagagaagaagaacaaagagaTGAAGTAAAtatagagagaagaagaacaaagagaTGAAGGAAAtatagagagaagaagaacaaagacgAAGGTCTTGCATCGATATCTTCTGTTAaaactcatttatttcattGTAATCTGAGTTTTAAATCAAacgttttctgacattttaactaattaataaggaaaaaaaattggaaattacttttaaaataatttttttaaaggaacaatacagacagacaggcagatataggcagacagacacatacacacacacacacacacacagacaggcagtacagacacacagacagacagactggcaGACAGACagtacagacacagacaaatagagaggcagacaggcagacagacacatacacacacacacagacaggcggtagagacacacagacagacagacagacacatacacacacacacagtcagacaggcagtacagacactacagacacagacaaatagacagacaggcagacagacagacagacagactccgtgctttgttgtttctttattgTTTCAGTTACACTTCATCAGATCTACGTCGAACATTGAAATTCAAAACCAGAAATCCGTAGTCAATCAGCACCTTTGTTCTCCGGCGGCGTTCCTCCCTCCTGATTCATCCACAGGAACGTTGTGCACCAActccgcctggaggaggacgtTTGTGTCCTGAATAACAATCAGAGCTGCCGGACTAATTCAGATCCATAAGACGCGTTTGGCTGTGTTGGAAAAGCCGACTGGCGTGGAGGTTGTTTACGTTTatttgagagagagaacagaaaaGAACAATGCAGACGTCTCTCCTTGAGGTTCTGGGCCATGCTGTGAATAAAGCTTCACAACGCAAAGGAAGTGACAGTTACAGCAAAAAGAGAACAAATTAGACTTTTAATGTTTAACCAAATTCTTCGTTTTCACTCTTTTGGGGGAGTGTATATGTGAATGAATACTTATGAATTATACAAAACCAGCTCGAAGCACTTTGTAATTTTTGTTCCCAGTTTGAATAAAAAGATATACACATACTAGATCCTCCTCTCCAGTGTAAACATATccctgtttacactggcattcGGTTAAATTACATATTCTACggcctgctttaaaaaaatctttttttgtttatttttcttatttgttttattgagttttttactgcaccatcttttacagtgttttgtactttgctcttttaactgttggaatgttttggcccctgttattgccaatGTCTTTTATTTGACCACtgcactgcactttgtgacactttgtctgtgataattacagtttttttcgattgctaaacgacagcgggcacaactggagtcacatgtgcaaaactctaaccacagtctgcactaccaacagtcacctgagctaaacagttcacatcacctgcaaaactcattccaagcaacacaactcttaacacatggctcaaaacacgctcagcgcagccaaacactctgcacaaccctcactgaggtaacacacactgaggtaacacacactgaggtaacacacactgtcactcagaacacactgagagtaaaacacgagcatcaaacaccaatacagaaaatactaacttttcatctttacagtttgaacaatttcagtgacttcaaactaagtaatattttcttcaaagaaaagagtgacattctttcacatgatttatgaaattttttagaacataacaattctttaaggtaaatgaaaattagcagtttgcttcaatagtctgtagtaatttacggaattacagtaatgagaaagaaaaggtagaaactaaaagtacatactgtaattcaacaaataattgaggctaatcctgcctctctctagcatcaggccacatgttgtcatcaacatcacatctaatgttctctctgccacctgggaagaaccttctggagggccttatccatccctggcagtcctctgactcgtgtcctcacatccggcacgcatggcttccaaagagacatttggtcatgtgggtggtgaccaaacactttgtTGCAGCCCTCAACCTGCCTTCTCAATGAGAGACCATGGTTCACGGACATGTCtctaagtggagcccttatttcatctggaataacagctctttgtcttcctccacgcatccttCTCCCTGCCCCTTCTCCCTCCATGAACccatcttccttgttccatttccaaaatgagtctttctgagctctacctatatatactgtaatatatatatatatatatatatatatatgtgtgtgtgtgttcactaacaaatctaaaacaagacacctgcttagcctttcagctgaaattgcaatccgcAGTGTTTGAGCGGCAccaggctgaactctattccgttttgaatgtgtggttcacagttttgacagcagtgtgttagcatttgaacaaagtgctgtaaatccacagtgttgtgcaggttgtggttaaagtcatgggataagtgttttgaaaactgtgttcaagcaatgaaaaacaaactagagtttggtccacatgaactgctgctgtgcagactgtagttagagttttgcacatgtgactccagttgtgcccgctgtcgtttagcaaacgaaaaaaactgtaatataaataaactttactgacTTACTTACTGAACATTTTCTTTCCAGTGCATCCACACAACGGGCAGGAAGACAAACACCCCGTCAGTTATTGACGTGAGCGGCTCGACCCTTTGGACCCTTTGGACCCTTTGGACCTCTGTTGCGTTTGGCCGGCTGAGGCCTCCCGCCACGCTTCACGGCCTCGCCGCGAGAGAAGGAACTGGAAGACACGCCACCTAAACTCAACCCCACCGCTCTCCTGCAGAGTTCTTAATAAGCCAATATTTGCTTCTCAGAACAGGATGTGGCTCAGAAGACATCCGAGATGACAAAAGAACACAACGTGAGACACAGAGACGTTTTGTGTTCGGTCGAACCCACCGGCAAGACAAATACGTctttcccgtctctctctctctctctttgtttctttcttttctttttttgccacaTTTTCTGAGATGGAGTAACAATTACTGCTGCAGCCACCTTCTGCTTTACAGCCGACACGCTGgttatttttttgtgtgaaaatggagcaaaaaaaataaagaaaaggttTTATTGTCATCAACAAAAATGAAACTAAAGTGTTCTCAACACATCTTATAACTCATTGAAGAGATGACTCGAGTGTAATACCTTATTGTGCCGCCATGATTGGGCATGACATGAAGGATCTCTGTTACCGGATGTATACGAGAGGGGAATAATAGTGAGTTGTTGACGGCTCATCGTCCCACGAACAAGGAATGTTGCTCGATTCAGGCCTGTTTTAGAGCAGCTACAGTAGTTAACGAGTGTTACCTGCTCATGTTCAGCTTTACTCGAGGCAAATAAAATGGAAGAGTTAGAAACCGTCTCCAGTGAACGAGCAAATTCGAAATGCAAGAAATAAACATCgaaatctctctattctttccattaatattagggctgtcagcgttaacgcgttaatctatgcgattaatttggccgcgttaacgcactaaaatatttaaactcaattaacgcaactttgtttacttccggtgttcgttgaagttgttacactcaaaccgagtgtcaaaccgcggcagtacggtttaacactgtttccgtttttaaaacaattatttctccacgaaaataagaagcataaatcagtttaactcgtggatgaatcagtcgggtttcctcctgctcctccttcctccccgtcCCTCTGATATTGCAGAGGAATCGGAGGGGCGACAGTGTCGTGTTCCCGCGCGAAAGAACCCGTCATGACGCAAACCTTCAACGCGGATTTGTCAATCCgctttgtctgtc
Proteins encoded:
- the LOC130207860 gene encoding guanylin-like — translated: MCVCSGALGVQVRVGDSVFPLEAVKQLKELMDSDGGGGASVAAACTDPVLPQVFRPVCRGKGAGDVFSKLVSIIKSIDPCEICANPSCFGCLK